A genomic window from Flavobacterium johnsoniae includes:
- a CDS encoding two-component regulator propeller domain-containing protein, whose translation MKFKIALLFLVFIFGNLFSQNKYRLKNFSTTDGLSQSSVIAIHQDKFGQMWFGTRDGLNKYDGSRFTIFRNDVSDKYSISNNDILAIEEDNSGKIWVGTYNGLNCYDPISNRFTRYLHTKANHTISNNAVWSIREIGGEMWFGTSKGLTILNKKSGLFSSVFHSDDDASTLPSNNILSILKTREGEIWIGTTKGLCLLTGRKNGKLYFKNYPLNATDLLNVQSVIEDKNGDLWVGTKNKGLLKFNQKEKAFVSFLPAEKYREINTDIRSLVIDNQGSLWVGAYDGIYILGKDQNLQKINNSNNANGIDKVKSVFMDKKGSIWIGCYYKGVNLWDISNVNFSNYNQTSKKIPMSFDVVSSIIADKNQNIYFGTEGGGITIYNKNSEAISYINSKTGQFNKNDIKAMCLSDDHILWIGTFSKGLSAYNTISKKIEDNRIASDLTDLLKESGVYSLKAENKILWIGTFGKGLIRYNTTDKTFQIIGNDTSKPVFLTNNMVRSILIDKQNSIWLGTQNGLNRISLRNFNPKKYQIQHYFYDHSALSGDDILTLFEDSQNKIWVGTKAKGLHVFDGKKFNRINLKVGNTVITSIHSILEDDAKNLWISTNQGIIKYNQSKKTVVIYDQKDGLASNEFNDNSALKVSSNQFYFGSPSGATFFDASKISLNNYAPQVLITDLKIKNEIINAHDKDGILEQSIGFTKTITLDYDKANFSINFAIPNYIRSKNNQYSYRLVGLENNWTTTKNSEANFAIQNPGTYTFEVRGANNDGVWNQTPTTLTVIVNPAPWRSIWAFLLYGIIIGLGLYGLIWIMKSKARLKQKLELEYLETQRIEENNKLKLDFFTNISHEFRTPLTLILGPLQQILADYNGTNEMYKKLLVIEGSANHLLSLINRLMDFRKLENHQVSLESANGNIVKFTKEIFLSFIEYAKDGGYDYTFETQNEEILVYFDRYKLERVFYNLISNAFRYTPKGGSINIKINHDQQNLFIAVEDSGVGISEEHIDKIFDLFFEVPTHNQVQKNYNKGTGIGLSIVKNIVELHKGKIDVTNKPTGGVIFKVTLPLGREHLLDNEIITDFKISDDIEQYSAQLETSEIVENDDIEDLIVNEEKQTILLVEDHKVLRKFMKNLLKKDYNIIEAENGKIALEKALKFVPNLIISDVIMPEMVGTELCSKIKENIKTSHIPVILLTSRSSLVYKFEGLESGADDYISKPFNLMEFRLRVKNLLNTTERLKIKFSSEDSFIPSEITVSSLDEELLKKAFKIVEENISNEQFDIPFFCSELGVSRTMLFLKIKAWTNCTPNEFIHEIRLKRAAQLLEQNKLTVSEISYKVGFNNPKYFSKCFQKKYGETPSQYADKFYKSSATF comes from the coding sequence ATGAAATTTAAAATAGCTCTTTTATTTTTAGTCTTTATTTTCGGAAACCTATTTTCCCAGAATAAATATCGTCTTAAAAATTTCTCTACCACCGATGGGCTTTCGCAAAGTTCTGTCATTGCTATACATCAGGATAAATTTGGACAAATGTGGTTTGGAACGCGTGACGGTTTAAACAAATATGACGGAAGCCGATTTACCATTTTCAGAAACGACGTCAGTGATAAATATTCCATCAGTAATAATGATATTTTGGCGATTGAAGAAGACAATTCAGGAAAAATCTGGGTCGGAACTTATAACGGATTAAATTGCTACGATCCTATTTCTAACCGTTTTACAAGATATCTTCATACCAAAGCCAATCATACAATAAGTAATAATGCTGTTTGGAGCATTCGGGAAATTGGAGGCGAAATGTGGTTCGGAACTTCAAAAGGATTAACCATTTTAAATAAAAAATCGGGATTATTTTCTTCGGTTTTTCATTCAGATGACGATGCTTCGACTCTTCCAAGCAATAATATTCTTAGTATTTTAAAAACTCGAGAAGGAGAAATATGGATTGGAACTACGAAAGGCTTATGTCTTTTAACTGGTAGAAAAAATGGCAAATTGTACTTTAAAAATTATCCTTTAAATGCTACAGATTTACTAAATGTGCAATCGGTAATTGAAGACAAAAATGGAGATTTATGGGTTGGGACAAAAAACAAAGGTCTTTTGAAATTTAATCAAAAAGAAAAAGCTTTTGTTTCTTTTTTACCCGCTGAAAAATACCGCGAAATCAATACTGACATTCGATCTTTAGTAATTGACAATCAAGGCTCTTTATGGGTTGGCGCTTATGACGGAATTTACATTTTAGGGAAAGATCAAAATCTTCAAAAAATCAATAACAGCAATAACGCCAACGGAATCGATAAAGTAAAGTCGGTTTTTATGGATAAAAAAGGATCAATTTGGATTGGCTGTTATTATAAAGGCGTGAATCTTTGGGATATTTCTAATGTTAATTTCTCAAATTACAACCAAACCTCAAAAAAGATTCCGATGAGTTTTGATGTTGTAAGTTCTATAATTGCAGATAAAAATCAGAATATTTATTTTGGAACGGAAGGAGGCGGAATAACAATTTACAATAAAAATTCTGAAGCTATAAGTTACATCAACAGCAAAACTGGACAGTTTAATAAAAATGATATAAAAGCGATGTGTCTTTCTGATGATCATATTTTATGGATTGGAACTTTTTCTAAAGGATTATCGGCTTATAATACTATTTCTAAAAAAATTGAAGACAACCGAATTGCGTCTGATTTAACCGATTTATTAAAAGAGAGCGGTGTTTATTCGCTTAAAGCGGAAAACAAAATTTTATGGATTGGAACTTTTGGCAAAGGTTTAATTCGCTATAACACAACAGATAAAACCTTCCAAATTATTGGAAATGATACTTCTAAACCAGTTTTCTTGACCAATAATATGGTTCGCAGTATTTTGATTGACAAACAAAATTCAATATGGCTTGGAACACAAAATGGGTTAAATCGTATTTCGCTTCGAAATTTTAATCCGAAGAAATATCAAATACAGCATTACTTTTACGATCATTCGGCTTTGTCTGGTGATGATATTTTAACCTTATTTGAAGATTCTCAAAATAAAATCTGGGTCGGGACAAAAGCAAAAGGTCTTCATGTTTTTGATGGAAAAAAATTCAATAGAATTAATCTCAAAGTTGGAAATACGGTCATAACTTCTATTCATTCTATTTTAGAAGACGATGCTAAAAACTTATGGATCAGCACCAATCAGGGAATTATAAAATACAATCAATCTAAAAAAACGGTTGTAATTTATGATCAGAAAGATGGTTTGGCAAGTAACGAATTCAATGATAATTCTGCTTTAAAAGTAAGTTCTAATCAATTTTATTTTGGAAGTCCATCTGGCGCCACATTTTTTGATGCTTCAAAAATTTCCTTAAATAATTATGCTCCGCAGGTTTTAATTACCGATTTAAAAATTAAAAACGAAATTATCAATGCACATGACAAAGATGGAATTTTAGAACAAAGTATTGGTTTTACCAAAACGATTACTTTAGATTATGATAAAGCAAATTTCTCCATCAATTTTGCAATTCCAAATTACATTCGATCTAAGAATAATCAATACAGTTATCGTTTGGTTGGTTTAGAAAACAACTGGACGACGACTAAAAACAGCGAAGCCAATTTTGCGATTCAAAATCCTGGAACCTATACTTTTGAAGTTCGCGGTGCCAATAATGATGGCGTTTGGAATCAAACTCCTACAACATTAACTGTAATTGTAAATCCCGCTCCGTGGCGCAGTATTTGGGCATTTTTATTGTACGGAATTATAATTGGTTTGGGCTTATACGGTTTGATTTGGATTATGAAATCGAAAGCGAGATTGAAGCAAAAACTGGAATTGGAATATCTGGAAACACAGCGAATTGAAGAAAACAACAAATTAAAATTGGATTTCTTTACCAATATTTCGCATGAATTTAGAACACCTTTGACTTTAATTTTAGGTCCGTTACAGCAAATTTTAGCTGATTATAACGGAACTAACGAAATGTACAAAAAGCTTTTGGTTATTGAAGGAAGTGCCAATCATCTTCTAAGTTTGATTAACCGTTTAATGGATTTCAGAAAATTAGAAAATCATCAAGTTTCGCTGGAATCTGCAAACGGAAACATTGTCAAATTCACAAAAGAAATCTTTTTATCATTTATCGAATATGCCAAAGACGGCGGTTACGATTATACTTTTGAAACTCAAAACGAAGAAATTCTAGTTTATTTTGACCGATACAAACTCGAACGCGTTTTTTATAATTTGATTTCGAATGCTTTTAGATACACTCCAAAAGGCGGTTCGATAAATATTAAAATCAATCACGATCAGCAGAATCTTTTTATTGCGGTTGAAGATTCTGGCGTTGGAATATCAGAAGAACATATCGATAAAATTTTTGATTTGTTTTTTGAAGTTCCGACACATAATCAAGTGCAGAAAAATTACAATAAAGGAACCGGAATCGGGCTTTCGATTGTAAAAAACATTGTCGAACTTCATAAAGGAAAAATCGATGTGACCAACAAACCAACTGGTGGAGTTATTTTTAAGGTGACTTTACCGCTTGGCCGCGAGCATCTTTTGGATAATGAAATTATTACTGACTTTAAAATCAGTGACGATATTGAGCAATATTCTGCACAATTGGAAACTTCTGAAATTGTTGAAAATGATGACATTGAAGATTTAATTGTAAACGAAGAAAAACAAACCATTTTATTGGTTGAAGATCATAAGGTTTTGAGAAAATTCATGAAGAATCTTCTCAAAAAAGATTACAATATTATTGAAGCCGAAAATGGCAAAATTGCTTTAGAAAAGGCATTAAAATTTGTTCCGAACCTAATTATCAGCGACGTTATTATGCCAGAAATGGTTGGAACGGAACTTTGTTCTAAAATAAAAGAGAACATCAAAACCAGCCACATTCCAGTTATTTTGCTGACTTCTCGATCTTCATTAGTTTATAAATTTGAAGGATTAGAAAGCGGTGCCGATGATTACATTAGTAAACCATTCAATTTAATGGAATTCAGACTTCGAGTTAAAAACCTTTTGAATACAACAGAAAGATTAAAAATCAAATTTTCTAGCGAAGACAGTTTTATTCCGTCTGAAATTACGGTTTCTTCTTTGGATGAAGAACTTTTGAAAAAGGCTTTTAAAATTGTAGAAGAAAACATTTCGAACGAACAATTTGATATTCCGTTTTTCTGCTCTGAATTGGGAGTTAGTCGAACGATGTTATTTTTAAAAATTAAAGCTTGGACGAATTGCACGCCAAATGAATTTATTCATGAAATAAGATTAAAACGTGCCGCTCAATTATTAGAACAAAACAAATTAACCGTTTCAGAAATCAGTTATAAAGTTGGTTTTAATAATCCGAAATACTTTAGCAAATGCTTTCAGAAAAAGTATGGCGAAACTCCTTCTCAATATGCCGATAAATTTTATAAATCTTCGGCAACATTTTAA
- a CDS encoding glycoside hydrolase family 88 protein has product MKNVSFISLILGFASLATACKSGINSPTKNTSAATEKLETRYKMLLDYPIDSMSMPRSMNIKTLEIRKVPSKDWTSGFFAGNLWQLYRLTGDSKYKEQAQKWTPFSKKESVNSNSHDVGFKVFCSFGEALKVENKKEYEAVIIKGAETLCTRFNPKVGSIRSWDFNKEIWDYPVIIDNMMNLELLFEASKLSGNPKYRNVAIQHANTTLKNQFREDNSCYHVIDYNPKTGEVRKKTTLQGYNDDSVWARGQGWAVYGFTMSYRYTKDPAYLKQAEATALFFMANKNLPEDGIPYWDLKDPSIPNSPRDVSAAMVMASALYELYTYTKKENYLAFADKLMTSVQTDKYILDTEIKAPFLFDHSTGNWPKHDEIDEPIIYADYYFLEALLRQRDKGSK; this is encoded by the coding sequence ATGAAGAATGTCAGTTTCATTTCTTTAATTCTTGGGTTTGCATCGCTGGCAACAGCATGCAAATCCGGAATTAATTCTCCAACAAAAAACACTTCTGCTGCGACAGAAAAACTAGAAACGCGTTACAAAATGTTGCTCGATTATCCCATTGATTCTATGTCGATGCCGAGAAGCATGAACATTAAAACATTAGAAATTCGTAAAGTGCCCTCAAAAGATTGGACAAGCGGTTTTTTTGCTGGAAATCTTTGGCAATTATACCGATTGACAGGCGATTCAAAATACAAAGAACAAGCTCAAAAATGGACTCCGTTTAGCAAAAAGGAAAGTGTAAACAGTAATTCGCATGACGTTGGTTTTAAAGTGTTTTGCAGTTTTGGAGAAGCTCTAAAAGTGGAAAACAAGAAAGAATACGAAGCGGTAATTATTAAAGGCGCAGAAACTTTATGCACAAGGTTTAATCCAAAAGTGGGTTCGATTCGTTCTTGGGATTTCAACAAAGAAATTTGGGATTATCCTGTTATCATCGACAATATGATGAATTTGGAATTGCTTTTTGAAGCATCAAAATTATCTGGAAATCCGAAATATCGCAACGTAGCTATTCAGCATGCTAATACGACTTTGAAAAATCAATTTAGAGAAGATAATAGCTGTTATCACGTTATTGATTACAATCCGAAAACGGGCGAAGTTAGAAAGAAAACTACGCTTCAAGGCTACAATGACGATTCGGTTTGGGCGCGCGGACAAGGCTGGGCTGTTTACGGTTTTACAATGTCGTATCGCTATACAAAAGACCCAGCTTATCTAAAACAAGCCGAAGCTACTGCCCTATTTTTTATGGCAAATAAAAATCTGCCCGAAGACGGAATTCCATATTGGGATTTAAAAGATCCAAGTATTCCGAATTCGCCTCGAGATGTTTCGGCGGCTATGGTTATGGCTTCAGCATTATATGAATTATATACTTATACAAAGAAAGAAAATTACTTGGCTTTTGCAGATAAACTGATGACTTCTGTACAAACCGATAAATACATTCTAGATACTGAAATTAAGGCTCCATTTCTTTTCGATCATAGCACAGGAAACTGGCCAAAACATGATGAAATAGACGAACCGATTATTTATGCCGATTATTATTTTCTAGAAGCACTTCTTAGACAAAGGGACAAAGGTTCAAAGTAA
- a CDS encoding SusC/RagA family TonB-linked outer membrane protein has product MFTDQKNKSFKWCLLVSFLLVNIVMHAQERKVTGKITSSEDLLGLPGANVYIKNSSVGASADMDGNYSVIVGEKNAVLVFNFVGFQTVEIPVGTKTVINVSLKPDTKALDEVIVVGYGTRKKSDITGSVSSVTAKELTAYPLLNAEQALQGRAAGVSVMTNNGGEPGAPVKIRVRGGTSINASGDALIVVDGFAGVAMPAPQDIASIEVLKDASATAIYGSRGSNGVIMVTTKKGKPGKPVIEFSNSTSVQSVNNKLHLLNADQFAAYRKSFTTHTQGPANSDWQDIIYRDGMISNTQLSFSGGSEDIKYYVSGTYFNQDGVVINSGIDKYTIVANLEANLTPKLKVGLNNFTSKQNKEGIISQTGAGGTGAAGVIASAYRFMPDKGIYNADGTYTTTAPIGDDIDNPYATAMENILETVSIVNRNNFFAQYQITKDLDFKTTLGLTDNNSQTGRFIPSTLIAGKNIKGEASVNNTRFSSFLTENYLTFKREIISKGILTVLGGYSYQKNKNESSYAASRGFLTNTNSYRNLGAGTVFLKPDSNLSETELISAFGRLNFDYDDKYLLTFTARRDGSSSFSKNYKYGTFPSGAIGWNVSKENFLKDNKTISNLKLRASYGATGNPSIGAYSTLSRFSEIYDVSGDVIVNAVQLTSLDNPNLKWETSYQQDYGIDLGLFDNRISITADYYKTITKDLLFNRPLPGVSGIASQLQNVGELENKGWELGINTKNFIGADFTWSTSFNISSNKNKVLKLADNKDLLINSAPGHFLATESQILRVGQPVGSFFGFIYDGVIQQGEAVLPGNFETIAGGEKFRDVNGDGKLDSQDKTIIGNPNPDFIFGFNNDFTYKNLDLNIFFQGSQGGQILNYTLMELASGNNNATTEVLDAWTPTNTDTNVPINAARTKRITSRFVYDGSYIRLKNISLGYSLDEKIVSKMGLSKVRFYISAQNLWTITDYPGTDPETNYLNDTNSRSNTNLGLDYGGYPNVRTFTFGFNLKF; this is encoded by the coding sequence ATGTTTACAGACCAAAAAAACAAATCGTTTAAATGGTGTTTACTAGTTTCTTTTTTACTAGTTAATATCGTGATGCATGCACAGGAACGAAAAGTTACCGGAAAAATAACTTCCAGCGAAGATTTACTCGGGCTTCCCGGTGCTAATGTTTATATCAAAAATTCTTCTGTCGGAGCTTCCGCCGATATGGACGGAAATTACTCGGTTATTGTAGGAGAAAAAAATGCTGTTTTAGTTTTTAATTTTGTCGGATTTCAAACCGTAGAAATTCCAGTTGGAACCAAAACCGTAATCAATGTAAGTTTAAAACCAGATACAAAAGCGCTTGATGAAGTAATCGTAGTTGGTTACGGAACTCGTAAAAAAAGCGACATTACAGGATCTGTTTCTTCTGTAACGGCAAAAGAATTGACTGCTTATCCACTTTTAAATGCAGAACAAGCTTTACAAGGCCGTGCAGCGGGTGTTTCCGTAATGACAAATAATGGTGGTGAACCAGGTGCTCCGGTAAAAATCAGGGTTCGTGGAGGAACTTCTATTAATGCCAGTGGTGATGCTCTTATAGTTGTTGATGGTTTTGCAGGAGTTGCAATGCCAGCTCCGCAAGATATCGCTTCGATTGAGGTTTTAAAAGATGCTTCGGCAACTGCAATTTACGGATCTCGAGGTTCAAACGGAGTTATCATGGTTACGACTAAAAAGGGAAAACCTGGAAAACCTGTAATCGAATTTAGCAACTCGACTTCTGTACAATCTGTAAATAACAAATTGCATTTATTAAATGCCGATCAGTTTGCGGCGTATAGAAAAAGTTTCACAACGCACACGCAAGGTCCTGCAAACTCAGACTGGCAAGACATTATTTATCGTGATGGAATGATTTCGAATACGCAATTATCATTTTCTGGCGGTTCTGAAGATATTAAGTATTATGTTTCAGGAACTTATTTTAACCAAGATGGAGTTGTTATTAATTCTGGAATCGATAAATACACCATTGTTGCGAATCTTGAAGCCAATCTTACTCCAAAATTAAAAGTTGGATTAAACAATTTTACAAGTAAACAAAACAAAGAAGGAATTATCAGCCAGACTGGAGCTGGAGGAACTGGTGCTGCAGGTGTTATTGCTTCTGCTTATCGTTTTATGCCAGACAAAGGAATTTACAATGCCGATGGAACGTACACCACAACGGCTCCAATTGGAGATGATATTGACAACCCGTACGCAACGGCAATGGAAAATATCTTGGAAACTGTTTCTATCGTAAACCGAAACAATTTCTTTGCGCAATATCAAATCACTAAAGATTTAGATTTTAAAACTACTTTAGGTTTAACCGATAATAATTCGCAAACAGGAAGATTTATTCCGTCAACTTTAATCGCAGGAAAAAATATTAAAGGAGAAGCTTCAGTAAACAACACAAGATTTTCTTCTTTCTTGACAGAGAATTATTTGACTTTCAAACGTGAAATTATCTCAAAAGGAATTTTAACTGTTCTTGGAGGATATTCATACCAAAAAAATAAAAACGAAAGTTCTTATGCAGCTTCAAGAGGATTTTTAACAAATACCAATTCTTACAGAAATTTAGGCGCTGGAACGGTATTCTTAAAACCAGATTCTAACTTGTCTGAAACTGAATTGATTTCTGCTTTCGGAAGGTTGAATTTCGATTATGATGACAAATATTTGCTAACATTTACCGCAAGACGCGATGGTTCTTCAAGTTTTAGTAAAAACTACAAATACGGAACTTTTCCTTCTGGAGCAATTGGATGGAATGTTAGTAAAGAAAACTTCTTAAAAGACAATAAAACGATTTCAAACCTAAAACTAAGAGCAAGTTACGGAGCAACAGGAAATCCCTCAATTGGTGCTTATTCTACTCTTTCTAGATTCTCTGAAATTTATGATGTCAGCGGTGACGTGATTGTAAATGCTGTTCAATTGACTTCTTTGGATAATCCAAACTTGAAATGGGAAACTTCATACCAACAGGATTACGGAATTGATTTAGGTTTATTCGACAACAGAATTAGCATTACAGCAGATTATTATAAAACAATTACCAAAGATTTATTGTTTAACAGACCGCTTCCAGGAGTTTCTGGAATTGCCTCTCAGCTTCAAAATGTGGGTGAATTAGAAAATAAAGGTTGGGAATTGGGAATTAATACTAAAAACTTTATCGGTGCCGATTTTACTTGGTCAACAAGTTTTAATATTTCTTCAAACAAAAACAAAGTATTAAAATTAGCCGATAATAAAGACCTTTTAATCAACTCTGCGCCTGGTCACTTTTTAGCGACAGAATCACAGATTTTGAGAGTGGGTCAACCAGTTGGTTCTTTCTTTGGATTTATTTATGATGGTGTAATTCAGCAAGGTGAAGCCGTTTTACCTGGAAATTTTGAAACTATTGCTGGAGGCGAAAAATTCAGAGATGTAAATGGCGACGGAAAATTAGATTCGCAAGATAAAACGATTATCGGAAATCCAAATCCTGATTTCATTTTCGGATTTAATAATGATTTCACTTATAAAAATCTAGATTTAAATATCTTCTTTCAAGGTTCGCAAGGAGGTCAAATCTTAAACTATACTTTGATGGAATTGGCTTCTGGAAACAATAACGCTACAACAGAAGTTTTAGACGCTTGGACACCAACTAATACAGATACAAATGTTCCGATAAATGCCGCGAGAACGAAGAGAATTACTTCTAGATTTGTTTATGATGGAAGTTATATTCGTTTAAAAAACATCTCTTTAGGATATAGTTTGGATGAAAAAATTGTTTCGAAAATGGGATTAAGCAAAGTTCGTTTTTACATCAGTGCGCAAAACCTTTGGACTATTACCGATTATCCGGGAACAGATCCTGAAACCAATTACTTAAACGATACCAACTCAAGAAGTAACACCAATTTAGGATTAGATTATGGAGGATATCCAAACGTAAGAACATTTACATTCGGATTTAACCTTAAATTTTAA
- a CDS encoding RagB/SusD family nutrient uptake outer membrane protein, with translation MKKYIAFLLFGTLAFFSCSDLEEHPVGVIRPENFFNNTDDLQAAVNGAFANIAHNNYWGREFTIALMLRDDMSDIGDRTTQAARIDVNDMSMNDTNALVANFWPQSYVIITAANQAIEGAKKTPGDPAKVNAIVAQAYFARAFTYYHLVRLFGDIPYIDFVVNDVKQVSSITKTKEADVYPKIIADLEFAKQWLEDKPKVKAVPGKGTAAGYLSSVYLTLGQYQKAYDEAKYVITNEAKFGLGLDADFQDLFNANKTATLKEPLFTVDFNNLTSGNYGQDYTAFFTGSLKDDSYSYGQGFSVAVPSLKVFNTWDQRDYRRAVSFDTIIRKKTGPGGSLQVFPSSDNEKAPRPHIAKYFRFPGKAGANGRTSQHNYITMRFAEVLLTAAEALNEITPGTTEADGYVNRVRARARNKAGKQVSFPANVTPGLSKDAFRKMVVDERRLELAFEYIRWYDIKRLKIGPEVFSPTGLEPHANFDPNKDYLWPLPGTELAINPNLKPNNPGY, from the coding sequence ATGAAAAAATATATCGCTTTTTTATTATTCGGCACACTTGCTTTTTTTAGCTGTTCCGATCTGGAAGAACATCCTGTTGGAGTTATTCGTCCAGAAAACTTTTTCAATAATACAGACGATTTGCAAGCGGCTGTAAATGGTGCATTTGCCAACATTGCACACAACAATTATTGGGGAAGAGAATTTACAATCGCTCTAATGCTTCGCGATGATATGTCTGATATTGGTGATAGAACGACTCAAGCAGCTCGTATAGATGTTAATGATATGAGCATGAACGATACCAACGCACTTGTTGCTAACTTTTGGCCGCAATCTTATGTGATTATTACGGCAGCAAATCAAGCAATCGAAGGCGCTAAAAAAACACCTGGAGATCCTGCAAAAGTTAACGCTATTGTGGCGCAAGCCTATTTTGCCAGAGCATTTACTTATTATCATTTAGTGCGTCTTTTTGGAGATATTCCATACATTGATTTTGTTGTAAATGATGTCAAACAAGTGAGTTCGATTACTAAAACCAAAGAAGCAGACGTTTATCCAAAAATTATTGCTGATTTAGAATTTGCGAAACAATGGCTGGAAGACAAACCAAAAGTAAAAGCAGTTCCTGGAAAAGGTACAGCGGCAGGATATTTATCTTCTGTTTATTTAACTTTAGGACAATATCAAAAAGCATATGACGAAGCAAAATATGTAATTACAAATGAAGCCAAATTTGGTTTAGGTTTAGATGCTGATTTTCAAGATTTATTCAACGCTAACAAAACCGCTACATTAAAAGAGCCTCTTTTTACAGTTGATTTCAATAACTTAACTTCTGGAAATTACGGTCAAGATTATACGGCATTTTTTACAGGTTCATTAAAAGACGACAGTTATAGCTACGGACAAGGGTTTTCAGTTGCGGTTCCTTCACTAAAAGTATTCAATACTTGGGATCAGAGAGATTACAGAAGAGCGGTAAGTTTTGATACTATTATTAGAAAGAAAACAGGTCCAGGCGGATCTTTGCAAGTTTTTCCATCAAGTGATAATGAAAAAGCGCCACGTCCACATATTGCAAAATATTTCCGTTTTCCGGGAAAAGCTGGTGCAAACGGAAGAACTTCTCAACATAATTATATCACAATGCGTTTTGCAGAAGTTTTATTGACTGCAGCCGAAGCTTTAAATGAAATTACTCCGGGAACAACCGAAGCTGATGGTTACGTAAATCGTGTTCGCGCAAGAGCAAGAAACAAAGCAGGAAAACAAGTTTCTTTTCCAGCAAATGTTACTCCAGGTTTATCTAAAGATGCTTTTAGAAAAATGGTTGTTGATGAAAGAAGATTAGAATTGGCTTTTGAATATATTAGATGGTACGATATTAAAAGACTTAAAATTGGTCCTGAAGTTTTTAGCCCAACTGGTTTAGAACCACATGCTAATTTCGATCCGAATAAAGATTATTTATGGCCGTTGCCAGGAACCGAATTGGCAATTAATCCGAATTTAAAACCAAATAATCCGGGTTATTAA